GAAACCTAGGCACTTTCGCAGGTTCACGAGAGGTTTTGGCAAGCGGCAGAGATGCGTGGTGTAAGCCGCCAATTCTCAGCGAAGATGGAATCGAAAGAGTCGCCAGCGGGCGGAAAAGGCACGCCGCGTTGACCTGAGCCTGCTTTTTTGGTAGAATGAATGTTCGCACAAAACTACGGGAAAGCAAGAAATGGCGACCGACAGCATAATCATCCGCGGCGCGAGAGAACACAATCTGAAAAACATTAATGTCGAGATTCCGCGGGATAGGTTCGTCGTTATCACGGGCGTATCAGGGTCGGGCAAATCTTCCCTTGCCTTTGACACGATTTACGCTGAGGGCCAAAGGCGTTACGTCGAGTCCTTGA
This genomic interval from Armatimonadota bacterium contains the following:
- a CDS encoding excinuclease ABC subunit UvrA; the encoded protein is MATDSIIIRGAREHNLKNINVEIPRDRFVVITGVSGSGKSSLAFDTIYAEGQRRYVESLSAYARQFLGQADKPDVDYIEGLSPAVSIDQKSTTKNPRSTVGTVTEIYDYLRLLFARI